ACGCGCAACCTCATTGCCAACCAGTTTCGACACTATGCTGCAGAGGCGCGCAAGACCGCGCATCGCGCGGAGGCCAGGGGGCGAGACCTGCGCAATCGCGCCATCGGTCTGGCCCACGACCTGCGTCAGGCGCTCGGCGTCGAGCGAGCGGTGGTGGCGTCGCCAGATGCGGCGCCAGCACCGCAGGTCTGAGCTGAAACGGAGGAAGCCCATGCCGATGCTGCAACCGCAGACCTGCGAGGTCTGTGGCAATGAGTACGACAAGTGCATGCAGGTGGTGCTCGATGGCGTGACCCACGCGTTCGATTCGTTCGAGTGCGCGATACAGCGGCTGGCGCCGCGATGCCGTCACTGCGGCTGCGCCATCATCGGCCACGGGGTCGAGGTCGACGCGCGGTTCTTCTGCGGGGCGCACTGCGCGAACGCCATGGTGGCCAGCGCGCATCTGCGCGATCGGGTCTGAGCCCCGACCGGGGCCGTACACGGCCGTCGGCTGCTGTGGCGCGTCTCCTGCCTGTGTCTGGCGGAGGCGCTGCCGCGGCGGGCGGCAGCCGATCAGTCGTCGGTCTGCCCCATGAGCTCGCTCATGGCAGACTCGGCGGATGCGCGCACCGCTTCCCGGGGGTCTGACGTGAAGCGATCAATGGCGGGAAAGAACTGCATCTGGCGCGACTGCCCCAGCAGATGGAGCACGTAGTCGATGAGGTTCTCGTCTTCGACGCGATCGAGCAGGGGAACCAGCGGAGACAGCGACACCGACAGGGGGATGCCGCAGTCGAAGGCGCTCACCAGATCGTTGAGAAGCACCTCGAGGGTGTCAGTGTCGTGTTCGGTGGCCGCCATTCGCACGAGCTCTTCTACCACGGGAGTGGCTTCATCTGACGTCCACTTGCCCCGTGCGAGCACTTCGCTCATCTCTTCGAGGCACTGCAGGCGAGCGTCTCCGCTTGTGGAACGCGCGTGGTCGAGCATCTGGTTCAGCATGGGGGGAACAGTTCGACGCTCTGACGTCGTCCCCTGTGCGCCCGTGCGCGGGGCCGCGCACGAAAAGCGACCCGTGGCGGGATTCTCGCTGCGCAGGGCGAAACAAGGGTAATGAAGAGCTTCTCAGATCTTGGCCTGCGCGACGAGCTGCTGCAGGCGCTGAACGCCGTGGGCTACACGGCACCGACCGACATCCAGGCTTCGGCCATCCCCGAGATGCTGGCGGGGCGAGACGTCATCGCCCAGGCGCACACGGGCACC
The sequence above is a segment of the Pseudomonadota bacterium genome. Coding sequences within it:
- a CDS encoding YtxH domain-containing protein, whose amino-acid sequence is MARTLELTVSEKPALAFTLGVVAGTGMGVAIGYLTSPHRGSTTRNLIANQFRHYAAEARKTAHRAEARGRDLRNRAIGLAHDLRQALGVERAVVASPDAAPAPQV